From a single Adhaeribacter swui genomic region:
- a CDS encoding rubredoxin, whose protein sequence is MEKRDLVRVFARGGVVSPGDLKQILTTASEFGNEVIHFGSRQDILFPVSIRSKTILDTTFQAIRTDYDFGGKHYENIVSSYVAADILPATSWLHSDTYLYILDDFERYRPQLKVNIADPRQTLVPLFTGNLNFVASKQENYWYLYVSLPKYGNKLVCWPALIYTFDVVRTVKALEAVYLDQPNLPITGLYDQTNASIKANNRPLQSELELPTVPFPTYEGMNKMAGDKYWLGLYWRNNQYTINFLQALCDLCVQTNIGKISITPWKSFIIKGIAECDKIKFEKLLGKFGINMRHSSLELNWHLPVLDEEALQLKRYLVRTFDQNDISTEGLTFAIKTVPMVLFTSIVIEKNPASKYSDKYELLPTYNVLYCRDFNPNKRDYLAYAKDVLQEDLAPLLMELSRLYYEQLHYEPEVKVSKPTVEQKSLHPVYQCSHCLTVYDQAFGDENAGIPAGVTFKELPSSYVCSLCEAPKKDFVELHLEKTPH, encoded by the coding sequence ATGGAAAAAAGAGATTTAGTCCGGGTATTTGCCCGGGGGGGAGTAGTGTCGCCGGGAGATTTAAAGCAGATTCTGACAACTGCTAGTGAGTTTGGGAACGAGGTGATTCATTTTGGGTCGCGGCAGGATATTCTGTTTCCGGTAAGTATCCGCAGCAAAACGATTCTGGATACTACTTTTCAGGCCATTCGCACGGACTATGATTTTGGCGGCAAGCATTACGAAAATATAGTTAGCTCATACGTAGCCGCCGATATATTACCCGCCACCAGCTGGCTGCACTCTGATACCTATTTGTATATTTTGGATGATTTTGAGCGCTATCGTCCGCAACTAAAAGTAAACATTGCTGATCCCCGGCAAACGCTGGTACCTCTTTTTACCGGAAATTTAAATTTTGTGGCTTCCAAGCAGGAAAATTACTGGTATTTGTATGTTAGCTTACCCAAATACGGAAATAAATTGGTTTGCTGGCCAGCCTTGATTTATACTTTCGATGTGGTGCGCACGGTAAAAGCCTTGGAAGCGGTTTACCTGGATCAACCTAATTTACCCATTACCGGTTTGTACGACCAAACCAACGCCAGCATAAAAGCAAATAACCGGCCTTTGCAAAGCGAACTGGAATTACCTACTGTTCCTTTCCCGACGTACGAGGGCATGAACAAAATGGCCGGCGATAAATACTGGCTGGGGCTTTATTGGCGCAATAACCAGTATACCATTAACTTTTTGCAGGCTCTCTGCGATTTATGCGTGCAAACCAATATTGGTAAAATCAGCATTACGCCCTGGAAATCGTTTATTATTAAAGGCATTGCCGAGTGCGATAAAATAAAATTTGAAAAGCTGCTGGGTAAATTCGGGATAAACATGCGGCATTCGTCGCTAGAACTAAACTGGCACTTGCCGGTACTCGACGAAGAAGCTCTGCAGTTGAAACGTTATCTCGTACGCACCTTCGACCAGAACGACATTAGCACCGAAGGTTTAACGTTCGCGATTAAAACGGTTCCGATGGTCTTGTTCACCTCCATCGTGATCGAGAAAAATCCGGCTTCTAAGTATTCCGATAAGTACGAACTGCTGCCCACTTACAATGTTTTGTACTGCCGAGATTTCAATCCAAACAAACGCGATTATCTGGCTTACGCGAAAGATGTGTTACAAGAAGACCTGGCGCCTCTGCTCATGGAATTAAGCCGCTTGTACTACGAACAATTACATTACGAGCCCGAAGTAAAAGTAAGTAAGCCAACCGTGGAGCAAAAATCCCTGCACCCGGTTTACCAATGCTCCCATTGCTTAACGGTTTACGATCAAGCTTTTGGTGATGAAAATGCGGGTATTCCGGCCGGAGTTACTTTTAAAGAGTTACCATCATCGTACGTTTGTTCGTTGTGCGAAGCACCTAAAAAAGATTTTGTGGAACTGCATCTGGAAAAAACACCGCATTAG
- a CDS encoding molybdopterin molybdotransferase MoeA has translation MIPVDEAFARIMAQKIELPVAEVSLEEAVGKILREPIYADRDFPPYHRVTMDGIAIRYESYLAGEDTFRVEGMQLAGAPAQTLTHKDECLEVMTGAILPKNTDTVIRYEDVSIIERRGKRYAHILAAPKMRLQNVHQQGSDRKATDLLIPEGTLLSPAEIAVAATVGKASLKVTQAPRVAIISTGDELVKVTQTPLPHQIRKSNSYMLQAAMREQNVLADVFHLIDDKSLLLDELQQKFKKYQVLVLSGGVSKGKADFIPEVLQELGVEQVFHEVAQRPGKPFWFGKQAAGPVVFALPGNPVSTFVCYYKYIRLWLRAILGAAPAWNLQAHLTTEITFNPKLTYFLPVKVFISATGWRAQPVPIGGSGDFAGLLAADGFLELPPDQIKFSPGDTFPFIGFRS, from the coding sequence ATGATACCAGTTGACGAAGCTTTTGCCCGAATAATGGCCCAGAAAATAGAGCTGCCTGTTGCCGAGGTTAGCCTGGAAGAAGCCGTAGGAAAAATTTTGCGGGAGCCCATTTATGCCGACCGGGATTTTCCGCCGTACCACCGGGTAACCATGGATGGCATTGCGATCCGGTACGAATCGTATCTGGCTGGTGAAGATACTTTTCGGGTAGAAGGCATGCAACTGGCCGGGGCACCAGCCCAAACTTTAACCCACAAAGACGAGTGCCTGGAAGTAATGACCGGCGCTATTTTGCCCAAAAATACCGATACGGTAATCCGCTACGAAGATGTAAGCATTATTGAACGGCGGGGAAAACGTTACGCGCATATTTTAGCTGCTCCCAAAATGCGGCTCCAGAATGTACACCAGCAAGGCTCTGACCGGAAAGCTACAGATTTACTAATTCCGGAAGGTACTCTTTTATCGCCTGCCGAAATAGCCGTGGCGGCTACCGTGGGTAAAGCGAGTTTAAAAGTTACGCAAGCGCCCCGGGTGGCGATTATCTCAACGGGTGATGAATTGGTGAAGGTAACCCAAACGCCTTTGCCCCACCAGATCCGGAAATCTAACAGTTATATGTTGCAGGCGGCCATGCGCGAACAAAACGTGTTGGCCGATGTATTTCATTTAATAGATGATAAATCGTTGCTACTGGATGAACTACAACAAAAATTTAAAAAGTATCAGGTGCTGGTGTTAAGTGGGGGCGTAAGTAAAGGCAAAGCCGATTTTATTCCGGAAGTTTTACAAGAATTAGGCGTAGAGCAGGTTTTTCACGAGGTAGCTCAACGGCCTGGTAAGCCATTCTGGTTCGGGAAACAGGCGGCTGGTCCGGTAGTTTTTGCTTTGCCGGGTAATCCGGTTTCTACGTTTGTGTGCTATTATAAATACATCAGGCTCTGGCTGCGGGCAATATTGGGCGCTGCGCCCGCCTGGAATCTGCAGGCTCATTTAACCACCGAAATTACTTTTAATCCCAAGCTTACTTATTTTTTACCGGTAAAAGTTTTTATTTCCGCTACTGGCTGGCGCGCGCAACCCGTGCCCATTGGTGGGTCCGGCGATTTTGCCGGCTTGCTGGCCGCCGACGGATTTCTGGAGCTTCCGCCAGACCAAATCAAGTTTTCGCCAGGAGATACTTTTCCGTTTATTGGTTTTAGAAGTTAG